The Alligator mississippiensis isolate rAllMis1 chromosome 3, rAllMis1, whole genome shotgun sequence DNA window CACATCATctggggagcccagggcagacCGAATCCCGTCCCCCCCGGTCCCAGGCACGGTGGTGATGAGCCCTCCCTGCATTCCCCGCCCCAAGGCCTGGGTATGGCCTGGCCCCAAAGACTTCTCCTGGCACTTACTCAGGAAAGTACAAGTGACAGACAATGATCCCAATGGCCACTGCAACAAAACCGATAACAATGCCCACAATTGGTATCAAGTCGGACTCTGGAAGAAGGAAGGGACCTTTGAGCAAGGGGAACCTGCTACCTGCCCCCAACGCTTCACGTACCCAGTGCCTCCTCCCCATTGATGACCCCTACATCCTCCCACCCCCGAGTGCCTTCCCCACTTAGCGGGATCAggtaccccttccctccccgagCACTAcgtttcttccccctccccgtgCGGGGGTCACTCACTCGTCCTGCCCTTGTCCCAGGACTCTCTcagggctgcccccaggctctcgtGCTCCACGCTGCAGACATAATTGTGGTTTCTGCTGGGGTCTATCTCAATGGTGGCCCAGGTCTGGTAGGTCCCGTCTCCGCTGGGAAAAACCTCAGAGCGGGTTGTCTCCTGGGGCTGCGCCTCCCCGTTCTTCACCCAAACGACAGCCACGTCCTTGGGGTAGAAGCCGTGGACCCGGCAGGACAGGGTGGTGCGTCCACCCTGGGATGGCCCGTCGCTCACCTGTGCCATGGGacgctctgggagggaggagacacccGTTAGAGTGACCGTCCCTGCGGGACCCCCAGCACCGTggccaggagccaggctgggccctgcactgggccACACAACCTGGCTCCAGCGCCCATTTCAGGCAGGGACAGATGGTGTCGGGACAGGAGCACAGGGATGGGAGACACAGCTGTggtgggcttggggctgcaggaaCGGGGTCCCATTCAGCTGATCCCTGGTTCTCAGACACGTGTCCAGGGCACGGACACCCcgtgggctctgcccagctgggagtcctgaccagggcagggacaggggcattGGGTCCCACAACAGCGCTGGCATCTTGCCCTCCTGCAGGACCGAGATGCAGCGCTAACCACCCCAGACACAGGGAGATGGGGCAGGCATTGCccggggaggaagggggtgccccggtcagtgctgccctgggcAGTGACGCCAGGACTCACTGCGCTGCAGCACTGCCTCCCCGCACTGCAGGTACTTCCACAGCCACTCGATGCAGGTCTCCTCCAGGTAGGCACTGGTAATCTGAAGAAAGGCCTTATCCTCATTCCAGCTGCGCTGGGTAACCTGAGCCTGTGTTGTTTCTGCTACCCAGGTGCGCGTTCCCAGGTCATAGCTGATGAAGTCTCCCCCATCATAGCCCAACTGCATGTAGCCTCCAGTGCTGTTGTCTTCACGGAGCTTGCAGCCGTACATGAGCTGCAGAGTGTGAGACTCTGAAACACAGATCCAGGTCCTGGGTCAGGGTCacagcccagggagcaggggcagagcccaccccagggggcaggggcagcattgGGACTTCTGGGGGGCTACGTTCATATTGAACGAGACTCAACTATGGCTCCCATGAACCCTGGGAATGCAGGAGGCCAGGCCTGGGGATGGGAATGGCCCCTGGAATGGGAAGGGCAaggttgggggaggaaggggcaggtgaaACCAGCAGACACGAGTCCAGCCTGGAAAGCAGAGCGGTGCTTCAGGGGCTCTCAGCAGGAGCAGAGTCGGAGCTGCAGAGgcccggggcagggagcagcaggcacggtgggaagggggttggatcagtgcaggagggagcctgGGAACAGTAGCTGCCACCCTTGCCCTCGCTGATGGCATGAGTCGTGTGAgttccttgtgccccagcccaggaGATCCAGCTGCACAGGGCTGGTGACACAGACCCctgcagccagctgtcctgggcacTGCAGGCCTGCATGGCCCCTGCCCTCTCACACGTCTGTCCTCCCTCCACAGCCCTGGGCCTCCATCCTGCCCACCCCATCAGCCCCTGCACGCAGGAATTGGAGCCTCTCAACCTGTGTCAAAGGGGCCGTCTGGGCTGGGGTCGCTGAGGGGCCTGGAgcccctcccacagcatgggGGTCGCAGCGCTCTTCTCACCCCGGTGCCCACTTACACTGCGACAGGGAGAGGCTGGTGTGCAGACGGGTCTGGGGGaccggctggcagggggctgggatgggctgcCCGCACGGGGTGTTGCACACGCCTTCCCCCACTCTGCTGCATGTGTGAGCTGGCGGCACGGCCCTGGCGGCACGTGGCAGGGCAGCGACAGCCCCTGTCTGACCCATCtcaggaaggcagagcagggtctggAGGCCAGAAGGGCCAACCTCAAACACACATCACCTGTGAGTGATACCAAGGTGCTAGGGCAGGGCTCAAGGAGCTGCTTGCAACCAGAGGGCACGAGCTGGGGGAATGTGTGCTGGCCCATGGCAGTAAAGAGGACAGCCGTTCCCACCGCTATCGGGCACATGGGGTTTCCCTGCATGCATCAGCCTGGGGGCTCCAGCCTGGGGACAAGGGCTGGGCTCCTGTTGCAGGATCCAGACAGCTGGGGGATATGGGGGGGAGCTCTGTGAGGCATCGACCTGCTGGGTCAGGGAAGCACCGGAGCCTCAGTCTGCTGGGCACAGGCCAGGGGATGCCGCTGACACCAGGTTcacaggagggggagagggctccCTCTGCAGCCCCCTGACCTCTTGGCTGGAGACTGAGCAGGCGCCTGCACCCCAGCCCCGGGCCCTGCCTAGCCCCTGGGCGAAGCAactgcagggaggagctggcagggacacAGAGACCGGGCATGAGACAACGTGACGCCCTCTCGTCTCCCCGCCCCAAGCTGCAGATGGgcaggtcccccctccccccgccccatgctcTCCTCAGTCACTCGCAGTGCCAGGGTCCCCCACGGCCTCCTGCTCACACCTGCCTGCTCACACTCACCCCCGGTCTGGTTGTAGCGATGCTGCAGCGTGACCAGGTTCCGTTTAAATCCATCCTGCCAGCTCCGCAAGGACATGGTTTCCCCCTTCCAGAAGTCTGGCTCGATGGCCCCTAGTACCCAGTCCGCGCGTGGCTCCTGTCTCTGTGTCTCGCTGTCATAGTGCAGAATTTGCTGGTCATCCACGTAGCTCACAGCAGTGAAGGCGGGCACGTCCGGGCCAGGGTCTGACACCCCCGTGTAGAGATGCTGGTAGGAGTGGAAGCCTGCGGGAGTGACGGTCAGCACTAGCAGGGCAGATGACAGTGCCACAGTGCCCAGTGCCACTTCCCGGAGGGGCCGCAGAGGACAGACACGGGCCTGTGTGAGGCTGAAGTGGGGGCACAGAGTGAGGGAGCGGTGGGTCCCAGAGGAGAGGGCAGAGCCGCCTGGGTGAAGGGCAGGGGCCGGGGAGGAGGGACAGGACCGACCCCGCAGGACACAGGCCCGGCCTGGAGGGGCCACACGGCATGTCCCACTGCCCAGTCGTGCTGCCCCGCACCCTCCGTCCCAGGCAcgggccctgcacagcccaggcacTTGGCTCACCCTGCTCTGGCGGAGCCCAACTCagggcctgggccctgcagcaagagcctgagctcagccccaaTCAGGCCTTGGTCCTCCTGTGCGGTCGGGGTCTGGGGCTGGAGGGACGCTGCAGAGCAGATGAGGGTCCAGCTGGACAAGCAGCTTCTCTTTGGTGTGCACCTATTCACCTTCCCTGTCAGAGGCAGCAGGCCCCCTCTTCCTGGCCACCAGCagctccccaggcagcagcagcccagccaggaacGGCCgcgctgggagaggggaggtgctGGGGGCCCGTCCGTGGATTCATCTTGTGAACCGACAGGGAGTGGCAGAGGGAGTGGGGGTCCTGCTTGGCTCTGTGGGGCTCACCTGCCCCAACCTGACCTgatccctcccctctccatcccAGATGCAGTGGCCCTGCATAGCCCCATGGGGACTGGGGTCACTCCTGGCTGAGCTCCTGGCAGCTGGTCCCACTATCAGGGAATTTAGGGGAACCCCGCAGCCCAGGCTCCCCATGTGGAGCAGAGCAGGATCCTGCAGCCTGGTATAGCAGCGAGGCTGCCTCCCGCCCAGCTACACCCGCACTCCCTACATCGGCACCCAGCTGTCCTACCCCCAGCCCAGCTACAGGCACTGCTACTCACTGGCGCTGGTTCctggcacagctgcagtgcccacgagcagcaacaggagcagcagccgggagcctggcaccaccttCACAGAAGCTCCCTGTGGCGCTTGCAGCCGCAATGTCCGTGCGCAGCAGCCCATCCCGTGCAGCGACAGGTGCACCAGGATGCAGTGCCTCTCGCAGGGAGCTGTAGGGTCACTGCACGGTGCGAGTAGAGATGGGGCCGTGTGAGTTGGGCTCAGGCCCCAAGATTCCCACTGTGGTGTGGTCCCGGCCATCTGCTGCGGGGAATGGAGCTGAAGTTGGTTCCCTGCTCCTTAATTTACACCCAAAAAATGCTTATTAGGAATGAATTCACATTCTACAGAGAGAatatttcattagctatgcatatttacTAATTAATGTGTAAAATAATATGCTGCATCAAGTACAGTGCCCTAAATGCTTATCTTGcaatggatgcttatcttgctaggatcctttgacctcagctgacttcctggcccttgTGCAGatggttggacctgatgatcttacgaggtcccttccagacctagtGTCTATGATTCTACACGTGAAGATCAGACAAAGATGGGAGTATGGGCGAAAATACTGCTTGGGGCACCCCAAACTTCTTGGCATTGCCACCAGGGAGCTGGTCTGAAGACCCCCgagtgcagccctgcccagcccaaagcatggcttggccctgccaggctcccacccaaTGCCGCCCCCCAAGTATAAAggctcaaataaggaactggccttgggctgggattatggccggaaatccttcttgggccaccccacacaaggcccctgtggcactgggggactctcctggactcctctgccCAGTCTTGCCCAGCACAAAGAGCAGTTTGGCAGTGCCACACAGGGTGTGGTGTTTTCTTTCTGCTGAGGAAGGACCAGGAGCATCTACAGTGCTGACACAGGCTGCTCAGTGGCCCGCCTTAGAGGACGTGCCGTGTGGCTACAACACGGCAGTGGTAAGTGGTGCTCCTGTCCACGCTGGGGTTTAAGATGCACGTGATGCTTTCTCTGGTCTGAAAACTCTGGGCTGGTTGCAGTTTTCAGCAGAGCTACCTGGGCTCTCCATTGTGCAACATGCTGCCCTCTGTGGAGCCTATCCACTGGATCCACCCACTGTTTCACTGGCTGTCTTAACTACCTTATGGCATGGATCACTTGAAGTGCACGTTTTCTAGTCTAAATACCACTTAGATGATGTCAGCAATCTACCACACCCGTGTTGGTTGAAAGATGAAGCTACCAGGGGTACATTGACAGAGCTTTTGAGGGCTGAAACCaatacagctgcttccagctggtaaatccgttgtgatggaaggggcgttggggggcagatcaacacccccgcgatgggggagggagcaggggcaggcactgccaagCCGGGACGTGGGGGGCGTGGGACGTACCCGTGGCTCGTGGGAGTGcgcagctcctgccgctgtgcGTAGcccgggcaggcgggcggggggggcacgtgcccccggcTCTGCGGGGTGCTGCAGCTGCGGCTGGAGCCGGGGCTGATCTCGGCGGGGGCTGGGctcggcactgggaggggtgcagCCCCGAAATTtctctgcagctctgcttccagcctcGCACTCAACGGccagcctccccccaccgccGGGAAGAGCAGCGGCTGCTGAGGGGTGGGAgtaggggggctgggggcccgGGTTCTCGGGAGGGGAGGGGTCTGGGGGCCGGACCCCTGAGTTGTCTgggaggaggggcgggggagCAGACCCTGGAGCCCGAGGACGACTTGCAGGCACTCACCGCGCAGGTCTCTGGTCTTGGAGTAGTGAGCTGTGTGCCCGGGTCCGCAGGGGGAAAGACTTTCCTTCCAGCGGCTAGTACAGCGCCGAGCTTCACTGCGCCTGCCccgccctgccttgccctgcactTTGGCCCCGCAGCCCTCGGGCATCAAGGGCTGTAGGCTAAGAGAAACCTAGCTGGTTGCTGGCAGGCTGGTTGCGTCGGAGAAAGCCGGGTAGCCAGCCAGCTAGGGGTGCGAGGCGATGGGGGT harbors:
- the LOC106738591 gene encoding major histocompatibility complex class I-related gene protein isoform X1 codes for the protein MPEGCGAKVQGKAGRGRRSEARRCTSRWKESLSPCGPGHTAHYSKTRDLRGAGNQLQLHSPQQMAGTTPQWESWGLSPTHTAPSLLAPCSDPTAPCERHCILVHLSLHGMGCCARTLRLQAPQGASVKVVPGSRLLLLLLLVGTAAVPGTSASFHSYQHLYTGVSDPGPDVPAFTAVSYVDDQQILHYDSETQRQEPRADWVLGAIEPDFWKGETMSLRSWQDGFKRNLVTLQHRYNQTGESHTLQLMYGCKLREDNSTGGYMQLGYDGGDFISYDLGTRTWVAETTQAQVTQRSWNEDKAFLQITSAYLEETCIEWLWKYLQCGEAVLQRKRPMAQVSDGPSQGGRTTLSCRVHGFYPKDVAVVWVKNGEAQPQETTRSEVFPSGDGTYQTWATIEIDPSRNHNYVCSVEHESLGAALRESWDKGRTKSDLIPIVGIVIGFVAVAIGIIVCHLYFPEEQCLLQHLKQN
- the LOC106738591 gene encoding major histocompatibility complex class I-related gene protein isoform X2 codes for the protein MPEGCGAKVQGKAGRGRRSEARRCTSRWKESLSPCGPGHTAHYSKTRDLRGAGNQLQLHSPQQMAGTTPQWESWGLSPTHTAPSLLAPCSDPTAPCERHCILVHLSLHGMGCCARTLRLQAPQGASVKVVPGSRLLLLLLLVGTAAVPGTSASFHSYQHLYTGVSDPGPDVPAFTAVSYVDDQQILHYDSETQRQEPRADWVLGAIEPDFWKGETMSLRSWQDGFKRNLVTLQHRYNQTGESHTLQLMYGCKLREDNSTGGYMQLGYDGGDFISYDLGTRTWVAETTQAQVTQRSWNEDKAFLQITSAYLEETCIEWLWKYLQCGEAVLQRKRPMAQVSDGPSQGGRTTLSCRVHGFYPKDVAVVWVKNGEAQPQETTRSEVFPSGDGTYQTWATIEIDPSRNHNYVCSVEHESLGAALRESWDKGRTKSDLIPIVGIVIGFVAVAIGIIVCHLYFPDS
- the LOC106738591 gene encoding major histocompatibility complex class I-related gene protein isoform X5, whose amino-acid sequence is MGCCARTLRLQAPQGASVKVVPGSRLLLLLLLVGTAAVPGTSASFHSYQHLYTGVSDPGPDVPAFTAVSYVDDQQILHYDSETQRQEPRADWVLGAIEPDFWKGETMSLRSWQDGFKRNLVTLQHRYNQTGESHTLQLMYGCKLREDNSTGGYMQLGYDGGDFISYDLGTRTWVAETTQAQVTQRSWNEDKAFLQITSAYLEETCIEWLWKYLQCGEAVLQRKRPMAQVSDGPSQGGRTTLSCRVHGFYPKDVAVVWVKNGEAQPQETTRSEVFPSGDGTYQTWATIEIDPSRNHNYVCSVEHESLGAALRESWDKGRTKSDLIPIVGIVIGFVAVAIGIIVCHLYFPEEQCLLQHLKQN
- the LOC106738591 gene encoding major histocompatibility complex class I-related gene protein isoform X3, which produces MAGTTPQWESWGLSPTHTAPSLLAPCSDPTAPCERHCILVHLSLHGMGCCARTLRLQAPQGASVKVVPGSRLLLLLLLVGTAAVPGTSASFHSYQHLYTGVSDPGPDVPAFTAVSYVDDQQILHYDSETQRQEPRADWVLGAIEPDFWKGETMSLRSWQDGFKRNLVTLQHRYNQTGESHTLQLMYGCKLREDNSTGGYMQLGYDGGDFISYDLGTRTWVAETTQAQVTQRSWNEDKAFLQITSAYLEETCIEWLWKYLQCGEAVLQRKRPMAQVSDGPSQGGRTTLSCRVHGFYPKDVAVVWVKNGEAQPQETTRSEVFPSGDGTYQTWATIEIDPSRNHNYVCSVEHESLGAALRESWDKGRTKSDLIPIVGIVIGFVAVAIGIIVCHLYFPEEQCLLQHLKQN
- the LOC106738591 gene encoding major histocompatibility complex class I-related gene protein isoform X4, yielding MPEGCGAKVQGKAGRGRRSEARRCTSRWKESLSPCGPGHTAHYSKTRDLRGFHSYQHLYTGVSDPGPDVPAFTAVSYVDDQQILHYDSETQRQEPRADWVLGAIEPDFWKGETMSLRSWQDGFKRNLVTLQHRYNQTGESHTLQLMYGCKLREDNSTGGYMQLGYDGGDFISYDLGTRTWVAETTQAQVTQRSWNEDKAFLQITSAYLEETCIEWLWKYLQCGEAVLQRKRPMAQVSDGPSQGGRTTLSCRVHGFYPKDVAVVWVKNGEAQPQETTRSEVFPSGDGTYQTWATIEIDPSRNHNYVCSVEHESLGAALRESWDKGRTKSDLIPIVGIVIGFVAVAIGIIVCHLYFPEEQCLLQHLKQN